In a genomic window of Gloeocapsopsis dulcis:
- the pcrA gene encoding DNA helicase PcrA yields MTTTIDFLSHLNPSQRQAVEHFCGPMLVIAGAGSGKTRALTYRIANLILKHRVDPENILAVTFTNKAAREMKERIQKLFAEQIAIQDYGKPLEALAPHEQTSLRSRVYKTIIKDLWIGTFHSLLSRILRFDIEKYQDERGRRWNRNFSIFDESDAQSLVKQIVTKQLNLDDKKFEPRSVRYAISNAKNQGLTPQEFEHQQPNYRGRVIAEVYSQYQIALAENNALDFDDLILVPVQLFQQNEQVLDYWYRKFQHILVDEYQDTNRTQYDLIRLLVTNGEANKQDWNWQNRSVFVVGDADQSIYSFRMADFTILLEFQSDFGDGLPDADTRTMVKLEENYRSRENILQAANELIENNTQRIDKVLKPTRGAGEQIYLYKADDEIAESQFVINQIQNLERRYSDFNWGSFAILYRTNAQSRPFEDTLVRWGIPYTIVGGLKFYDRKEIKDILAYLRVIVNPADTVSLLRVINTPRRGVGKATIDALVSAAQELSIPVWEIINDETSAGTLAGRSVKGVTSFAQLISRWQAQVDITPASVIVQAIMEESGYIQDLKNQSTDESLDRLQNLQELYNAVVQFEEESEDTSLEAFLASTALNSDLDNLKEGQKAVSLLTLHAAKGLEFPVVFLVGMEQGLLPNFRSLDDPDSLEEERRLCYVGITRAQELLHLSHARERRLYGSREPAIRSQFLTELPEDLLADQQPVSRAYTKQADKSDSIASRDRKKLIPTVDTSAQNWQVGDRVMHKTFGVGEITHVFGSGNKVSVAIKFPSLGQKIIDPRIAQLQRVN; encoded by the coding sequence ATGACAACAACCATTGACTTTCTCAGTCACCTCAATCCTAGTCAACGCCAGGCTGTAGAGCATTTCTGCGGTCCCATGTTAGTCATTGCTGGCGCAGGTTCTGGGAAGACACGGGCGCTGACATATCGAATTGCCAATCTTATTCTTAAGCACCGCGTCGATCCTGAAAATATCCTGGCTGTCACCTTCACCAACAAAGCAGCGCGGGAGATGAAAGAACGCATCCAGAAGCTGTTTGCGGAACAAATTGCAATTCAAGACTACGGAAAACCCTTAGAAGCGCTAGCACCGCACGAACAGACAAGTTTGCGATCGCGTGTATACAAAACCATTATCAAAGATTTGTGGATCGGTACTTTCCACAGCTTACTCTCCCGTATTCTGCGATTCGATATTGAAAAATATCAAGATGAAAGAGGGCGGCGTTGGAATCGTAATTTTTCAATTTTTGATGAATCAGACGCCCAAAGCCTTGTCAAGCAAATAGTCACCAAACAACTTAATTTAGATGATAAAAAATTTGAGCCGCGTTCAGTACGCTACGCAATCAGTAATGCGAAAAATCAAGGATTAACACCGCAAGAATTTGAACATCAACAACCTAATTATCGCGGGCGCGTCATTGCTGAAGTTTATAGCCAATACCAAATTGCTTTAGCCGAAAACAATGCTTTAGATTTTGACGATCTAATTCTTGTTCCTGTACAACTATTTCAACAAAACGAACAAGTTCTAGATTACTGGTATCGGAAATTTCAACATATTTTAGTCGATGAGTACCAAGATACCAATCGTACTCAATATGATTTAATTCGATTACTTGTTACTAATGGGGAAGCTAACAAACAAGATTGGAATTGGCAGAATCGCTCAGTATTCGTAGTTGGTGATGCGGATCAATCAATTTATAGTTTTCGCATGGCAGATTTCACAATTTTACTAGAATTTCAATCTGATTTTGGTGATGGATTGCCTGATGCTGACACTCGCACAATGGTAAAGCTAGAAGAAAACTATCGTTCTAGAGAAAATATCCTTCAAGCAGCAAATGAACTAATCGAAAACAATACTCAACGTATTGATAAAGTTCTCAAACCTACTCGTGGGGCTGGCGAACAAATTTATTTATATAAAGCCGATGATGAAATTGCAGAATCGCAGTTTGTGATTAATCAAATTCAGAATTTAGAACGCCGTTATTCTGATTTTAATTGGGGTAGCTTTGCAATTCTTTACCGAACAAACGCGCAATCCCGACCATTTGAAGATACTTTAGTTCGCTGGGGTATTCCTTACACGATTGTTGGCGGTTTAAAGTTTTACGATCGCAAAGAAATTAAAGATATTCTTGCCTATTTGCGTGTCATTGTTAATCCTGCAGATACAGTAAGTTTACTGCGTGTTATTAATACACCGCGTCGTGGTGTTGGTAAAGCCACAATTGATGCTTTAGTGAGTGCAGCACAAGAGTTAAGTATCCCTGTCTGGGAAATTATTAACGATGAAACATCTGCAGGTACTTTAGCAGGGCGATCGGTAAAAGGTGTAACTAGTTTTGCACAGTTAATCAGCCGCTGGCAAGCACAAGTAGATATCACTCCTGCATCGGTAATTGTGCAAGCAATTATGGAAGAATCAGGTTATATTCAAGACTTAAAAAATCAGAGTACAGATGAAAGTTTAGATAGGTTACAAAACTTGCAGGAACTCTATAATGCTGTCGTCCAATTTGAAGAAGAAAGTGAAGATACTTCTTTAGAAGCTTTTTTAGCTAGCACTGCATTAAATTCTGATTTAGATAATTTAAAAGAAGGGCAAAAAGCAGTTTCCTTACTCACACTACACGCAGCTAAAGGTTTAGAATTTCCTGTTGTTTTCTTAGTGGGAATGGAACAAGGTTTATTACCTAATTTTCGTTCTCTAGATGATCCTGATTCTTTAGAAGAAGAACGGCGTTTGTGTTATGTAGGCATTACTCGCGCTCAAGAGTTATTACATCTTTCCCATGCGCGGGAACGTCGTCTTTATGGTTCGCGCGAACCGGCAATTCGTTCGCAGTTTTTAACAGAGTTACCTGAAGACTTACTCGCAGATCAACAACCTGTTAGTCGGGCTTATACCAAACAAGCAGATAAATCAGATAGTATTGCTTCGCGAGATAGAAAGAAATTAATCCCAACTGTTGATACAAGTGCACAGAATTGGCAAGTAGGCGATCGCGTTATGCATAAAACGTTTGGTGTCGGTGAAATCACTCATGTTTTCGGTTCAGGAAATAAAGTATCTGTAGCGATTAAATTTCCGTCATTAGGTCAAAAAATCATCGATCCTCGAATCGCGCAATTACAACGAGTAAATTAA
- a CDS encoding SnoaL-like polyketide cyclase → MGTADTPLWVQDRDTVITEENNVEWRYGVPPDYSRNNAALQQQSKYNHIEGSLEAIVQNLVRTFEMEVSFKTNPQQWLSVVVDKFRMRTNTEPAYTAKDIVAAGTYNLFLGESDHYSAKAEDFESSGRIFHEVFPNGFLWELIEVLAGPPSVTFKWRHWGTFSGSYKEHQPTGEVVEVVGVSVARVTDDLKIESLEHYFDTNSFLGKLTSGEKAIASSCPFHQQA, encoded by the coding sequence ATGGGTACAGCAGATACACCTTTGTGGGTTCAAGATAGAGATACGGTAATTACCGAAGAAAATAATGTTGAGTGGCGTTACGGAGTGCCACCAGATTATTCGCGTAATAATGCAGCACTCCAACAACAGAGTAAATACAATCATATCGAGGGTTCTTTAGAGGCGATCGTGCAAAACCTAGTGAGAACTTTTGAGATGGAAGTCTCCTTTAAAACGAATCCCCAACAGTGGCTGTCCGTTGTCGTTGATAAGTTCCGGATGCGGACAAATACTGAACCAGCATATACCGCTAAGGACATCGTTGCTGCTGGAACTTACAACTTATTTTTAGGAGAGTCGGATCATTACAGCGCGAAAGCCGAGGATTTTGAATCATCGGGAAGAATCTTTCATGAAGTATTTCCCAATGGCTTTTTATGGGAACTTATTGAAGTGTTAGCAGGACCTCCTAGTGTTACTTTTAAGTGGCGTCATTGGGGAACTTTTAGCGGTTCCTATAAAGAACATCAACCAACCGGAGAAGTTGTCGAAGTTGTTGGTGTTAGTGTGGCACGGGTGACTGATGATTTAAAAATTGAATCGCTAGAACATTATTTTGATACCAATTCTTTTTTAGGAAAACTGACATCGGGCGAAAAAGCGATCGCCAGTAGCTGCCCTTTTCATCAGCAAGCATAA
- a CDS encoding type II toxin-antitoxin system PemK/MazF family toxin — translation MPNGQLIYKRGDIWWVDLKPVVGSETDKERPCLILQNDIGNQNSPTTIIAPILPGAKTFPFVVNIKATKRNGLDKNRYDEGSRC, via the coding sequence ATGCCTAACGGTCAGTTAATCTACAAGCGCGGTGATATATGGTGGGTCGATCTGAAGCCTGTAGTAGGTAGTGAAACAGACAAAGAGCGACCTTGTTTGATTCTGCAAAATGACATCGGAAATCAAAATAGTCCTACTACGATTATTGCGCCAATTCTACCAGGGGCAAAGACTTTCCCCTTCGTAGTCAATATAAAGGCTACTAAGCGCAACGGTTTAGACAAAAATCGCTATGATGAGGGCAGTAGATGCTAG
- a CDS encoding clan AA aspartic protease — protein MIYGRVINDRAVVPVIFRLPSQPDFSLDFVIDTGFNDHLTLPTQAVSAMNLPLYSSTLARLADGSEALLSIHLATIVWDNMEKVVPILASGYKPLLGTALMKGYHLGIDFQNDGLVSLEKLVDSI, from the coding sequence ATGATTTACGGAAGAGTAATTAATGATAGAGCCGTAGTTCCAGTAATTTTTCGTTTACCTTCACAACCTGATTTTTCGCTGGATTTTGTAATTGATACTGGATTTAATGACCATCTTACTCTACCAACACAAGCAGTCAGTGCGATGAATCTTCCTTTATATTCCAGCACGCTTGCAAGGTTAGCTGATGGTAGTGAAGCTTTGTTGTCTATACACTTGGCAACGATTGTCTGGGACAACATGGAAAAAGTAGTTCCAATTTTGGCTTCTGGCTATAAGCCATTGCTAGGAACTGCTCTGATGAAAGGATATCATCTAGGAATTGATTTTCAAAACGATGGTTTGGTTTCATTAGAGAAACTCGTGGACTCGATTTAA
- a CDS encoding helix-turn-helix transcriptional regulator: MIAKIYYAKEILLSRLENPLLLSELAQRVGISESSLQRGFQILFGTTVFGYLTNQRMEHVQQLLRERNLTVAEVANIVRYAHLGHSAAAFKRRFGITPRECFLGKKRVCL; encoded by the coding sequence ATGATCGCCAAAATTTATTATGCTAAGGAAATTTTACTTTCGCGTTTAGAAAACCCACTGTTATTATCAGAGTTAGCACAACGGGTAGGTATCAGTGAAAGTTCACTGCAAAGGGGATTTCAGATACTTTTTGGCACAACAGTGTTTGGTTATTTAACAAATCAACGCATGGAACACGTACAGCAACTGTTACGAGAGCGTAATTTAACTGTTGCCGAAGTCGCTAATATTGTAAGGTATGCTCATTTGGGACACTCTGCGGCGGCATTTAAGCGCAGGTTTGGCATCACACCACGCGAATGTTTTTTGGGCAAAAAGCGTGTTTGTTTATGA
- a CDS encoding DUF4351 domain-containing protein, whose translation MSFDNLCKLLSEKYPTNFANWVLGTPQASVKILKTELSIEPIRADYVTFLQLQGRILHLEFQTKLESTPPLPLRMLDYWVRLYRLYRLPITQVVVLLLPPAPETVIETFFNLETTRHEYRVIQMWEEDPEIFLNDEALLPLAPLAITSQPQILLQQIAERVNQVSANKRGEISAYTQILAGLKYKKDLIRQLFRESIMRESVIYQEIFEEGEQQGREQGREQGEKSLVLRQLTRRVGELPQPVRQRIETLPLEQLENLGEALLDFTSLVDLQVWLEARSPHADVVQSDT comes from the coding sequence ATGTCTTTTGATAATCTCTGCAAACTGCTATCAGAAAAATATCCGACTAACTTTGCTAATTGGGTTTTAGGTACACCACAGGCTAGTGTCAAAATCCTTAAAACCGAACTGAGTATTGAACCAATCCGCGCTGATTATGTAACATTTTTACAGCTACAAGGACGTATTTTACACCTAGAATTTCAAACCAAACTGGAATCTACTCCACCTCTACCCTTGCGGATGCTCGATTACTGGGTGCGGTTGTATCGGTTATATCGTCTACCAATCACCCAAGTTGTTGTTTTATTACTGCCACCTGCACCAGAGACGGTCATTGAAACATTCTTTAACCTTGAAACGACTCGTCACGAATATCGCGTCATACAAATGTGGGAGGAAGACCCAGAAATCTTTCTCAATGATGAAGCTTTGTTACCCTTAGCACCGTTAGCCATCACCAGTCAACCACAAATTTTATTGCAACAAATTGCAGAACGGGTAAATCAAGTTTCTGCAAACAAACGAGGAGAAATTTCTGCGTATACGCAAATTTTAGCGGGATTAAAATATAAAAAAGACTTAATTCGACAATTATTTCGGGAGAGTATTATGCGCGAGTCAGTCATCTACCAGGAAATCTTTGAAGAAGGAGAACAACAGGGACGCGAACAGGGACGCGAACAGGGAGAAAAATCGCTTGTTCTGCGTCAACTAACTCGGCGGGTAGGAGAATTACCTCAACCAGTACGTCAGCGCATTGAAACTCTACCTTTGGAACAATTGGAAAATCTAGGTGAAGCGTTGCTAGATTTTACGAGTTTAGTTGATTTACAGGTATGGCTAGAAGCGCGATCGCCTCATGCAGATGTCGTACAATCAGACACCTGA
- a CDS encoding DUF1636 family protein — MHKHTLLVCKSCNRSSEELPENQLADGTRLIEQLNTLGAEQKQFQDLRIQPVGCLWTCDRPCAVAFSAFGKPTYLFTNLPADDTAAALLQFGELYLKSKTGNVPWQQFPEKLQQVSIAKIPTMSR; from the coding sequence ATGCACAAACACACGTTACTTGTCTGTAAATCATGCAACCGTTCCTCTGAAGAATTGCCAGAAAATCAACTTGCTGACGGTACTCGTTTAATCGAACAACTTAATACATTAGGTGCTGAACAAAAGCAGTTCCAGGATCTTAGAATCCAGCCAGTAGGATGCTTGTGGACGTGCGATCGCCCCTGCGCCGTTGCTTTTTCCGCATTTGGTAAACCGACTTATCTATTCACGAACTTGCCTGCTGATGACACCGCCGCTGCGTTACTTCAGTTTGGCGAACTATATTTGAAGAGTAAAACAGGCAATGTGCCTTGGCAGCAGTTTCCAGAGAAGTTACAACAAGTCAGTATTGCGAAGATTCCAACGATGAGTCGATAA
- a CDS encoding iron-siderophore ABC transporter substrate-binding protein — protein MVKHTMGETCVPINSQRVITLSLSTLGNVLALGIKPIATTNEVHEGEKSLTFVPGKTEGIKFLGLSQPNLEATLQLKPDLIIGVDWFKPIYPLLSKIAPTVLGELYYPTWEKYLSFVAEVLGKQETEKALWQRYYQRIEELKLALGNRYQDKKISFIYVGSKQIDVATKNSFAGSILRDALLQRPASQDIEVPYGYFPISLEELEKADGDILFVATSSSGGKEFLEKTQRNPLWKNLKAVQENHVYFVNFTAWAATHMLGTDAVIDDLLKYLVNTP, from the coding sequence ATGGTTAAACACACAATGGGAGAAACATGTGTTCCTATTAACTCCCAGCGTGTTATCACTTTGTCTTTATCTACTTTAGGAAATGTGCTGGCACTTGGTATCAAACCCATCGCCACAACCAACGAAGTTCACGAGGGAGAAAAATCTCTAACTTTTGTTCCAGGTAAAACAGAGGGAATAAAATTCCTCGGGCTTTCTCAACCAAATTTAGAAGCAACATTACAACTTAAACCAGATTTAATTATTGGTGTAGATTGGTTCAAGCCAATTTATCCTTTATTATCCAAGATTGCTCCTACGGTGTTAGGTGAACTTTATTACCCAACCTGGGAAAAATATCTGAGTTTTGTAGCTGAAGTATTGGGAAAGCAAGAAACTGAAAAAGCCCTTTGGCAACGCTATTATCAGCGCATAGAAGAGCTAAAACTAGCATTAGGAAATCGCTATCAAGACAAAAAAATATCTTTTATATATGTAGGGAGCAAGCAAATAGATGTTGCTACTAAAAATTCATTTGCTGGTTCCATTTTGAGAGATGCACTTTTGCAGCGTCCAGCCTCACAAGATATTGAAGTGCCATATGGGTATTTCCCTATTTCCCTAGAGGAATTAGAAAAAGCAGATGGCGATATTTTATTTGTGGCGACTTCTTCAAGTGGTGGCAAAGAATTTCTTGAAAAGACACAACGAAACCCTCTTTGGAAAAACCTTAAAGCTGTTCAGGAAAATCACGTTTATTTTGTTAACTTTACAGCATGGGCTGCAACACATATGCTTGGAACTGATGCCGTAATTGATGACCTGCTCAAATACTTAGTCAACACACCTTAA